One genomic segment of Stigmatopora argus isolate UIUO_Sarg chromosome 3, RoL_Sarg_1.0, whole genome shotgun sequence includes these proteins:
- the fezf1 gene encoding fez family zinc finger protein 1, with the protein MQDARRGVLGAPPAAGGQATTPVSSTSSSASSSSHSKSLAFSIERIMARTPEPKAPPMPGWFRPATALAPTSGLPDVCPSSLHCMIPLVSLGYGDAAAQHRLALHGGLDSISAGDAPPATATELSGFGLNEAARQQSDGGRYKLFRPRVVTQSSFPSRGTVCYLNCGGGAASGDAASAGLLNLHPMASYLLAGRHKPGPMPYQATQNQLQNLIKERDFGEKLLKNSSSTAAAAAAAAAAARLGGSKPKVFTCEVCGKVFNAHYNLTRHMPVHTGARPFICKVCGKGFRQASTLCRHKIIHTQEKPHKCSQCGKAFNRSSTLNTHTRIHAGYKPFVCEFCGKGFHQKGNYKNHKLTHSGEKQFKCSICSKAFHQVYNLTFHMHTHNDKKPFTCPTCGKGFCRNFDLKKHVRKLHDHAAAAIAPSRTATPPPISLQHP; encoded by the exons ATGCAGGACGCGCGCCGTGGCGTGCTGGGCGCGCCCCCGGCCGCCGGGGGCCAGGCCACCACGCCGGTCTCCTCCACCtcttcctccgcctcctcctcctcgcacTCCAAATCGCTGGCCTTTTCTATCGAAAGAATCATGGCCCGGACGCCCGAACCCAAAGCGCCCCCCATGCCCGGATGGTTTCGCCCGGCGACAGCGTTGGCACCAACTTCCGGCTTACCTGACGTGTGTCCTTCGTCGCTGCACTGCATGATCCCGCTGGTTTCGCTCGGCTACGGGGACGCGGCCGCCCAGCACCGTCTCGCCCTGCACGGCGGCCTGGACTCAATTTCGGCGGGGGATGCCCcgccggcgacggcgacggaGCTCAGCGGGTTCGGACTCAACGAGGCCGCCCGCCAGCAGTCCGACGGCGGCCGCTACAAACTGTTCCGGCCCCGCGTGGTCACGCAGTCGTCGTTCCCGTCCCGAGGCACCGTGTGCTACCTGAACTGCGGGGGTGGAGCCGCTTCCGGGGACGCGGCTTCGGCTGGGCTCCTCAACCTGCACCCGATGGCCTCCTACCTGCTGGCTGGCAGGCACAAGCCGGGCCCGATGCCCTACCAAGCGACGCAGAACCAACTGCAGAACCTGATTAAGGAGCGAGACTTTGGGGAGAAGCTTCTCAAGAACTCTTCCTCCAccgcggcagcggcggcggcggcggcagcagcgGCGAGACTCGGAGGAAGCAAACCCAAAGTGTTCACTTGCGAAGTCTGCGGAAAA GTATTCAATGCGCATTACAACCTGACTCGTCACATGCCTGTGCACACGGGCGCCCGCCCGTTCATCTGCAAAGTCTGCGGAAAAGGCTTCAGACAGGCCAGCACACTCTGCAGACACAAGATCATACATactcag GAAAAGCCTCACAAGTGCAGCCAATGCGGCAAAGCATTCAATCGCAGTTCCACGCttaacacgcacacacgcatccACGCCGGCTACAAACCTTTCGTGTGCGAGTTCTGCGGGAAAGGATTTCACCAGAAAG GAAACTACAAGAACCACAAGCTGACGCACAGCGGCGAGAAGCAGTTCAAGTGTTCCATCTGCAGCAAAGCCTTCCATCAAGTGTACAACCTCACCTTCCACATGCACACCCACAACGACAAGAAACCCTTCACCTGTCCCACTTGCGGCAAAGGATTCTGCCGAAACTTTGATCTCAAGAAACATGTCAGGAAGCTCCACgaccacgccgccgccgccatcgccCCCTCGCGGACTGCCACGCCACCGCCCATCAGTTTGCAGCATCCGTGA